Proteins encoded in a region of the Balaenoptera ricei isolate mBalRic1 chromosome 19, mBalRic1.hap2, whole genome shotgun sequence genome:
- the TIMM50 gene encoding mitochondrial import inner membrane translocase subunit TIM50 isoform X1, with amino-acid sequence MAASAVPFLGLRSGLRQGARGLCARLATPPPRAPDQATEIGSRAGIKAQAQGPQQQRNSEGPSYAKKVALWLAGLLGAGGTASVIYIFGNNSVDENGAKIPDEFDNDPILVQQLRRTYKYFKDYRQMIIEPTSPCLLPDPLREPYYQPPYTLVLELTGVLLHPEWSLATGWRFKKRPGIETLFQQLAPLYEIVIFTSETGMTAFPLIDSVDPHGFISYRLFRDATRYMDGHHVKDISCLNRDPARVVVVDCKKEAFRLQPYNGVALRPWNGNSDDRVLLDLSAFLKTIALNGVEDVRTVLEHYALEEDPLEAFKQRQSRLEQEEQQRLAELSKSSKQNLFFGSLTSRLWPRSKQP; translated from the exons ATGGCGGCCTCGGCGGTGCCGTTCCTGGGATTGCGGAGCGGGCTCCGGCAAGGCGCGCGGGGGCTATGCGCGAGGCTCGCGACGCCGCCCCCTCGGGCCCCGGACCAG GCTACAGAGATTGGGAGCCGAGCAGGCATTaaggcccaggcccaggggccaCAGCAGCAGAGGAACTCGGAGGGTCCCAGCTATGCCAAAAAAGTCGCACTCTGGCTTGCTGGGCTGCTCGGGGCTGGTGGGACCGCGAGCGTCATCTATATTTTTG GAAACAACTCTGTGGATGAAAATGGTGCCAAG ATTCCCGATGAATTCGACAACG ATCCAATTCTGGTACAGCAGTTGCGCCGGACATACAAATATTTCAAAGATTATAGACAG ATGATCATCGAGCCCACCAGCCCCTGCCTTCTCCCAGACCCTCTGCGGGAGCCGTACTACCAACCACCGTACACACTGGTCTTGGAGCTCACTGGCGTCCTCTTGCACCCTGAGTGGTCG CTGGCCACTGGCTGGAGGTTTAAGAAGCGTCCAGGCATCGAGACCTTATTCCAGCAGCTCGCCCCTTTGTATGAAATCGTCATCTTTACGTCAGAGACTGGCATG actGCCTTTCCACTCATCGACAGCGTGGACCCCCACGGCTTCATCTCCTACCGCCTGTTCCGGGACGCCACGAGATACATGGATGGGCACCATGTTAAG GACATTTCGTGTCTGAATCGGGACCCAGCCCGAGTAGTAGTCGTGGACTGCAAGAAGGAAGCCTTCCGCCTACAGCCCTACAACGGCGTCGCCCTGCGGCCCTGGAATGGCAACTCCGATGACCGGGTCTTATTGGACCTATCTGCCTTCCTGAAGA CCATTGCTCTGAATGGTGTGGAGGATGTCCGAACTGTGCTGGAGCACTACGCCCTGGAGGAAGACCCACTGGAGGCTTTCAAACAGCGGCAAAGCCGGCTGGAGCAG GAGGAGCAGCAGCGGCTGGCTGAGCTCTCCAAATCCAGCAAGCAGAACCTCTTCTTTGGCTCCCTTACCAGCCGCTTGTGGCCTCGCTCCAAACAGCCCTGA
- the TIMM50 gene encoding mitochondrial import inner membrane translocase subunit TIM50 isoform X2, producing MAASAVPFLGLRSGLRQGARGLCARLATPPPRAPDQAALASRAGCLGAQVRPLDPTSSTARGRRGRGVICSPISVTVQLQATEIGSRAGIKAQAQGPQQQRNSEGPSYAKKVALWLAGLLGAGGTASVIYIFGNNSVDENGAKIPDEFDNDPILVQQLRRTYKYFKDYRQMIIEPTSPCLLPDPLREPYYQPPYTLVLELTGVLLHPEWSLATGWRFKKRPGIETLFQQLAPLYEIVIFTSETGMTAFPLIDSVDPHGFISYRLFRDATRYMDGHHVKDISCLNRDPARVVVVDCKKEAFRLQPYNGVALRPWNGNSDDRVLLDLSAFLKTIALNGVEDVRTVLEHYALEEDPLEAFKQRQSRLEQEEQQRLAELSKSSKQNLFFGSLTSRLWPRSKQP from the exons ATGGCGGCCTCGGCGGTGCCGTTCCTGGGATTGCGGAGCGGGCTCCGGCAAGGCGCGCGGGGGCTATGCGCGAGGCTCGCGACGCCGCCCCCTCGGGCCCCGGACCAG GCAGCGCTTGCGTCCCGGGCTGGATGCTTGGGGGCTCAAGTGCGTCCTCTGGACCCCACCTCCTCGACCGCACGTGGGCGCCGGGGGAGGGGAGTCATCTGTTCCCCCATCTCAGTGACTG TTCAATTGCAGGCTACAGAGATTGGGAGCCGAGCAGGCATTaaggcccaggcccaggggccaCAGCAGCAGAGGAACTCGGAGGGTCCCAGCTATGCCAAAAAAGTCGCACTCTGGCTTGCTGGGCTGCTCGGGGCTGGTGGGACCGCGAGCGTCATCTATATTTTTG GAAACAACTCTGTGGATGAAAATGGTGCCAAG ATTCCCGATGAATTCGACAACG ATCCAATTCTGGTACAGCAGTTGCGCCGGACATACAAATATTTCAAAGATTATAGACAG ATGATCATCGAGCCCACCAGCCCCTGCCTTCTCCCAGACCCTCTGCGGGAGCCGTACTACCAACCACCGTACACACTGGTCTTGGAGCTCACTGGCGTCCTCTTGCACCCTGAGTGGTCG CTGGCCACTGGCTGGAGGTTTAAGAAGCGTCCAGGCATCGAGACCTTATTCCAGCAGCTCGCCCCTTTGTATGAAATCGTCATCTTTACGTCAGAGACTGGCATG actGCCTTTCCACTCATCGACAGCGTGGACCCCCACGGCTTCATCTCCTACCGCCTGTTCCGGGACGCCACGAGATACATGGATGGGCACCATGTTAAG GACATTTCGTGTCTGAATCGGGACCCAGCCCGAGTAGTAGTCGTGGACTGCAAGAAGGAAGCCTTCCGCCTACAGCCCTACAACGGCGTCGCCCTGCGGCCCTGGAATGGCAACTCCGATGACCGGGTCTTATTGGACCTATCTGCCTTCCTGAAGA CCATTGCTCTGAATGGTGTGGAGGATGTCCGAACTGTGCTGGAGCACTACGCCCTGGAGGAAGACCCACTGGAGGCTTTCAAACAGCGGCAAAGCCGGCTGGAGCAG GAGGAGCAGCAGCGGCTGGCTGAGCTCTCCAAATCCAGCAAGCAGAACCTCTTCTTTGGCTCCCTTACCAGCCGCTTGTGGCCTCGCTCCAAACAGCCCTGA